Proteins encoded together in one Mastacembelus armatus chromosome 15, fMasArm1.2, whole genome shotgun sequence window:
- the papolg gene encoding poly(A) polymerase gamma isoform X2, translating to MKEMSSTMPGGQQPQKHYGITSAISLAPPRDIDHQYTKKLCDAMKPFGVFEDEEELNHRLAVLGKLNNFVKEWIAEISELKNLPPSAISCVGGKIFTFGSYRLGVHTKGADIDALCVAPRHVERSDFFQSFFEKLKQHEEIKDLRAVEDAFVPVIKFKFDGIEIDLLFARLALQSIPDNLDLRGDSILRNLDIRCIRSLNGCRVTDEILYLVPNKENFRLTLRAIKLWAKRRGIYSNMLGFLGGVSWAMLVARTCQLYPNAVAATLVHKFFLVFSKWEWPNPVLLKQPEDSNLNLPVWDPRSSCDHDIDRVPHHEFQCS from the exons ATGAAAGAAATGTCAAG CACCATGCCTGGTGGGCAGCAGCCTCAGAAACATTATGGAATCACCTCTGCCATTAGCCTTGCACCCCCACGAGACATAGACCACCAGTACACCAAGAAGCTCTGTGATGCCATGAAGCCTTTTGGGGTGtttgaagatgaagaggaattGAACCATAG ACTTGCAGTTCTTGGGAAGTTGAATAACTTTGTTAAAGAATGGATCGCAGAGATCAGTGAATTAAAG AACCTTCCACCTTCAGCTATTAGCTGTGTTGGAGGCAAGATATTTACATTTGGCTCATATCGTCTTGGAGTGCACACCAAAG GAGCTGATATTGATGCCTTATGTGTGGCTCCACGGCATGTAGAGAGGAGTGACTTTTTCCAGTCATTCTTTGAGAAATTGAAACAGCATGAAGAGATCAAAGATTTGAGG GCTGTCGAGGATGCTTTTGTACCTGTGATAAAATTCAAATTTGATGGAATAGAG ATTGACCTGCTTTTTGCCAGACTGGCCTTACAGTCCATTCCAGACAACTTGGACCTAAGAGGAGACTCCATCCTGAGAAACTTGGACATTCGGTGTATCCGCAGCCTTAATG GCTGTCGAGTGACTGATGAAATTTTGTACCTGGTGCCAAACAAAGAAAACTTCAGACTGACATTGAGAGCCATCAAACTGTGGGCAAAAC GTCGAGGGATCTACTCCAATATGCTGGGGTTTCTGGGTGGAGTGTCATGGGCCATGCTGGTGGCCAGGACCTGCCAGCTCTACCCTAATGCTGTGGCTGCCACCCTCGTCCACAAGTTCTTCTTGGTTTTCTCTAAATG GGAGTGGCCAAACCCTGTGCTATTGAAACAGCCTGAGGACAGTAATCTGAATCTACCCGTATGGGATCCCAGA TCCTCATGTGACCACGACATTGATCGGGTCCCCCATCATGAGTTCCAATGCTCTTAA